One genomic segment of Hymenobacter psoromatis includes these proteins:
- a CDS encoding helix-turn-helix domain-containing protein, whose protein sequence is MVTRIRQLLEEKQLTPTQFADLIGIGRPVVSHILSERNKPSLEVVQRIIDAFPGMSLPWLLRGTGPMLVEGGNTPIPPTSSNKEAAEPAAEKAAATAAPTPPIETLLATPTPTVAAKPSSQAAVVPAPKTNAASFPPTFFAAAAAPPAIPRPFRVAPSIPTAVWAPPSAVPVAPLQGAGEMLTPATGTRAPTRFLPEPGGVASPAVASAGPPTAAQLPFPVELGKGIRRIVIFYHDGSFTDYQPEA, encoded by the coding sequence ATGGTAACTCGCATTCGGCAACTGCTGGAAGAAAAGCAGCTAACTCCCACCCAGTTTGCCGACCTTATCGGCATTGGTAGGCCCGTCGTAAGCCACATCCTGAGCGAGCGCAACAAACCCAGCCTAGAGGTAGTGCAGCGAATTATTGATGCTTTTCCCGGAATGTCCCTACCCTGGCTACTCAGAGGTACCGGCCCGATGCTGGTCGAGGGTGGTAATACTCCTATACCACCCACTTCCTCTAATAAGGAGGCCGCTGAGCCGGCGGCCGAAAAGGCAGCAGCTACTGCTGCTCCTACCCCGCCAATTGAAACCTTGCTAGCTACGCCTACCCCCACGGTAGCGGCCAAGCCAAGCAGTCAGGCAGCGGTGGTACCAGCGCCGAAGACTAACGCAGCTAGCTTCCCGCCGACTTTTTTCGCGGCAGCTGCGGCTCCGCCAGCTATCCCCAGGCCCTTTCGGGTTGCTCCTTCAATACCCACGGCAGTCTGGGCACCACCTTCCGCCGTGCCGGTAGCCCCTTTGCAGGGCGCGGGCGAGATGCTTACCCCCGCAACTGGGACTCGCGCTCCTACAAGGTTCTTACCGGAGCCGGGGGGGGTAGCCAGCCCGGCAGTTGCCTCGGCCGGCCCACCAACCGCGGCTCAGCTACCCTTTCCTGTGGAGTTAGGGAAGGGTATCCGGCGCATCGTTATCTTTTATCACGACGGCTCCTTCACCGACTATCAGCCCGAGGCATAG
- a CDS encoding DEAD/DEAH box helicase has product MTFNELNLIEPILRALSEEGYTTPTPIQQQAIPQVLEGHDLLGVAQTGTGKTAAFSVPILQTLHQTSLTQKAGQGPRGRIRCLVLTPTRELAIQIGESFKAYGRHLPQLRSTVIFGGVGQNPQVQALQRGVEILVATPGRLLDLMNQGYVNLQHVEVFVLDEADRMLDMGFIHDIKRILPKLPASRQSLFFSATMPNVIKELSATILRPNPVQVAVTPVSSTADTVTQSVFLVDKNDKPALLRHVLKDPAIKRVLVFTRTKHGANKVTETLEKAQIAAEAIHGNKSQNHRQRALSNFKAGTTRVLVATDIAARGIDVDDLTHVINYEVPNEPETYVHRIGRTGRAGAFGTAFTFVEEEERAYLQDIQKLIRKQLDIDKEHPFTTNSVAPVSLTGNERIIRPKGPAGRPARDGRGGSSQGRSGGPSGGGRGEHRSGGRPQAAGSGERSTSGGGARSGGSYQGRRSEGGGRRPS; this is encoded by the coding sequence ATGACTTTCAACGAACTCAACCTGATTGAGCCCATCCTGCGCGCCCTGAGCGAGGAAGGCTACACCACCCCCACGCCCATTCAGCAGCAGGCCATTCCGCAGGTGCTCGAAGGGCACGACCTACTGGGCGTGGCCCAGACGGGCACCGGCAAAACGGCTGCCTTCTCGGTGCCCATTCTCCAGACGCTGCACCAAACTTCCCTGACCCAGAAGGCCGGCCAGGGCCCGCGCGGCCGCATTCGCTGCCTGGTGCTGACGCCCACCCGTGAGTTGGCCATTCAAATTGGCGAGAGCTTTAAGGCCTATGGCCGCCACCTACCGCAGCTGCGCTCGACGGTTATTTTTGGGGGGGTAGGGCAAAATCCCCAGGTGCAAGCCTTGCAGCGCGGGGTCGAAATCCTGGTGGCCACGCCCGGCCGCCTGCTCGATTTGATGAACCAGGGCTACGTCAACTTGCAGCACGTCGAGGTTTTCGTGCTCGATGAGGCCGACCGGATGCTGGACATGGGCTTTATCCACGACATTAAGCGGATTTTGCCCAAGCTGCCGGCCAGCCGCCAGAGCCTGTTCTTCTCGGCTACCATGCCGAACGTCATTAAGGAGCTATCGGCCACCATCCTACGCCCCAACCCGGTGCAGGTGGCTGTTACGCCCGTGTCGAGCACCGCCGATACGGTGACGCAATCGGTGTTTCTGGTGGATAAGAACGACAAGCCGGCCCTGCTGCGCCACGTCCTGAAAGACCCCGCTATCAAGCGTGTGCTGGTCTTTACCCGCACCAAGCACGGGGCCAATAAGGTGACCGAAACGCTGGAGAAGGCTCAGATTGCGGCCGAGGCCATCCACGGCAACAAGAGCCAGAACCATCGCCAGCGGGCACTCAGCAACTTCAAGGCCGGCACCACCCGCGTGCTGGTAGCCACCGATATCGCCGCCCGCGGCATCGACGTGGACGACCTGACTCACGTTATCAACTACGAGGTGCCTAACGAGCCCGAAACCTACGTGCACCGCATTGGCCGCACCGGCCGGGCCGGAGCCTTCGGCACCGCGTTTACATTTGTAGAGGAAGAAGAGCGCGCGTATCTACAAGATATTCAGAAGCTTATCCGCAAGCAGCTCGACATCGATAAGGAGCACCCCTTTACTACAAACAGCGTTGCTCCTGTTTCGCTAACAGGTAATGAGCGCATTATCCGGCCCAAAGGCCCGGCGGGCCGGCCGGCCCGCGACGGGCGCGGCGGCAGTAGCCAGGGCCGCAGTGGCGGCCCTTCGGGCGGCGGGCGCGGCGAGCACCGCAGCGGGGGTAGGCCGCAAGCGGCGGGCAGCGGCGAGCGCTCGACTTCGGGCGGCGGGGCGCGCAGCGGCGGCTCGTATCAAGGCCGGCGCAGTGAGGGCGGCGGCCGCCGCCCTAGCTAA
- a CDS encoding NUDIX domain-containing protein, producing the protein MQIVHRAVAYDGHFKLNQLTIKTDEGKELPREQFAPGHAVAALVYDTQAHQYLLTRQFRFGAERELLEIAAGMIDKNESPETAVRREIHEELGYEIDQLIPIVTMWPSPGTSAETIAVYYAEVSRQTGPGGGLAAENESIELVRLSREALLKEPLQDAKSLLAVQWAQLHK; encoded by the coding sequence ATGCAAATAGTTCACCGCGCGGTCGCTTACGACGGCCACTTTAAGCTCAACCAGCTCACGATTAAAACCGACGAAGGCAAAGAATTACCCCGCGAGCAGTTCGCCCCTGGCCACGCCGTGGCGGCGCTGGTCTACGACACGCAGGCGCACCAGTACCTGCTTACCCGGCAGTTCCGGTTCGGGGCCGAGCGCGAATTACTCGAAATCGCGGCCGGCATGATTGATAAAAACGAGAGCCCCGAAACCGCCGTGCGCCGCGAGATTCATGAGGAGTTGGGCTACGAGATTGACCAGCTAATTCCCATCGTCACCATGTGGCCCTCGCCCGGTACCAGCGCCGAAACCATCGCCGTATATTACGCCGAGGTGAGCCGCCAAACCGGCCCCGGCGGCGGCCTGGCCGCCGAAAACGAATCCATTGAGCTAGTGCGCCTCTCGCGGGAAGCCTTGTTGAAAGAGCCGTTGCAAGATGCCAAAAGCTTATTAGCCGTTCAGTGGGCGCAGCTACATAAGTGA